In the Magnetospira sp. QH-2 genome, one interval contains:
- a CDS encoding 4-(cytidine 5'-diphospho)-2-C-methyl-D-erythritol kinase, producing the protein MPSVHAGAPAKLNLTLQVTGKRDDGYHLLHSLVAFAAVGDRISARPGDGLTLTLTGPGAAALNAEDDNLVTRAALRLAERLGRAPDVALTLHKVLPVASGIGGGSADAAATLRVLRDLWSVDLSEPDWAELALELGADVPVCLSGQPMVMSGIGEILSPAPPLPRVWVVLVNPGLALSTPAVFKARAAPFSTPSSLPEIFHDGAELADHLQVCGNDLETPAMTLAPVIGEILECLSRNACCLMARMSGSGATCFGLYGTADEAQAAALAARVHRPDWWVAAARLLEPGETFDGDLT; encoded by the coding sequence ATGCCCTCTGTCCACGCCGGCGCCCCGGCCAAGCTCAACCTGACTCTTCAAGTCACCGGCAAGCGCGATGACGGCTACCATCTGCTGCATAGTCTGGTGGCTTTTGCCGCGGTCGGTGATCGGATCAGTGCCCGGCCCGGGGACGGCCTTACACTGACCCTGACCGGTCCCGGTGCCGCCGCCTTGAACGCGGAGGACGACAATCTGGTCACCCGCGCCGCCCTACGGTTGGCCGAACGCCTTGGCCGCGCACCCGATGTGGCTCTGACCCTGCATAAAGTCCTGCCCGTGGCGTCGGGAATCGGCGGCGGTTCGGCGGACGCGGCGGCGACCCTGCGCGTGCTGCGAGACCTCTGGTCGGTGGATCTGAGCGAGCCGGACTGGGCGGAGTTGGCCTTGGAGTTGGGGGCTGACGTACCCGTCTGTTTATCCGGTCAGCCCATGGTGATGAGCGGCATCGGCGAGATCCTGAGCCCCGCCCCACCGCTGCCCCGGGTATGGGTGGTTTTGGTCAATCCGGGCCTGGCGCTTTCCACTCCGGCGGTGTTCAAGGCGCGCGCAGCCCCGTTTTCCACTCCCTCTTCCCTGCCGGAAATCTTTCACGATGGGGCGGAATTGGCGGACCATCTGCAAGTTTGCGGCAATGACTTGGAAACTCCGGCCATGACCCTGGCGCCGGTGATTGGCGAAATCCTTGAGTGCCTGAGCCGCAACGCCTGCTGTTTGATGGCCCGCATGTCCGGCAGCGGCGCCACTTGCTTTGGCCTTTACGGCACGGCGGACGAGGCCCAGGCCGCCGCCTTGGCCGCCAGGGTTCATCGTCCCGATTGGTGGGTGGCCGCCGCCCGGCTTTTGGAGCCCGGCGAGACCTTTGACGGTGATCTCACGTGA
- a CDS encoding tetratricopeptide repeat protein, whose amino-acid sequence MSPIAGLALLITACASGTANSEIEAIGPGSSLYGNYLSARHAQSARRPDMASRFFEAVLAEEPDSASLRNRTFVLKSVEGEFDDSLPLAKEMVEAKKASPLAELVLVIEDIHQGGFAEAVARAETVTDKGVNAFLLPMIKAWALAGADKGDAATEELDQLAKSNGFKTLAHLHKALLQAHLGDLDAAESTYLLAMGDGENTSSRMRQLYGAFLERQGKVDEARTLYQTYLEKHPGSRLFETALARVDGGKALSDAHPGPAHGVAEALFDVGNSLRQRNARDTAMLLVRLALRLKPDFPLAQIIVADLLESDDRLAAANEIYRQINPLSHAAWSARMAVASNLDRLDRTDDAVMELRAMARDYPDEADPLISLGDVLRGRDRYAEAVEAYDDALKRIGTVHQDHWSFFYTRGIALEQSQQWDRAEKDFLKALELRPDQPYVLNYLGYSWVERERNLDRARGMIEKAVEAQPTDGYIVDSLGWVLYRFKDYEGAVKNLERAVELRPQDPVINDHLGDAYWQVGRKKEARFQWRRARGLEPEQKVLDRIERKLKSGLNADDDI is encoded by the coding sequence TTGTCGCCGATCGCCGGCCTGGCCCTGTTGATAACGGCCTGTGCCTCGGGAACCGCCAATTCGGAAATAGAGGCCATCGGCCCCGGTTCTTCCTTGTATGGCAACTATCTGTCCGCCCGCCATGCCCAATCCGCGCGCCGACCGGACATGGCTTCGCGCTTCTTCGAGGCGGTGCTGGCCGAGGAACCGGATTCCGCCTCGTTGCGCAATCGAACCTTCGTGCTGAAATCGGTGGAGGGCGAATTCGATGATTCCCTTCCGCTGGCCAAGGAAATGGTCGAGGCGAAAAAGGCCTCCCCCCTGGCCGAACTGGTCCTGGTCATCGAAGACATCCATCAAGGCGGTTTTGCCGAGGCCGTGGCCCGTGCCGAAACGGTGACCGACAAGGGGGTGAACGCCTTTTTGCTGCCGATGATCAAGGCCTGGGCCCTGGCGGGCGCCGACAAAGGCGATGCGGCCACCGAAGAATTGGACCAGCTGGCCAAGAGCAACGGATTCAAGACGCTGGCCCATCTGCACAAGGCTCTGCTTCAGGCCCATTTAGGTGACCTGGACGCGGCGGAGAGCACCTATTTGTTGGCCATGGGTGATGGTGAAAACACCTCCTCACGCATGCGACAGCTCTATGGGGCCTTTTTGGAACGCCAAGGCAAGGTGGACGAAGCGCGGACCCTCTATCAGACCTATCTGGAAAAGCATCCCGGCAGCCGCCTGTTCGAAACCGCCCTGGCCCGGGTGGACGGGGGCAAGGCTTTGAGCGATGCCCACCCGGGCCCGGCGCACGGCGTGGCCGAGGCGCTGTTCGACGTGGGCAATTCCCTGCGCCAGCGCAATGCCCGCGATACGGCCATGCTGCTGGTCCGCTTGGCTTTGCGCCTGAAGCCCGATTTCCCCCTGGCTCAGATCATTGTTGCCGACTTGTTGGAATCCGATGACCGCCTGGCCGCCGCCAATGAGATCTATCGCCAGATTAACCCCTTGTCCCATGCCGCCTGGTCGGCACGCATGGCGGTGGCCTCCAACCTGGATCGGCTGGACCGCACCGACGATGCCGTGATGGAACTGCGTGCCATGGCCCGGGACTATCCCGACGAAGCCGATCCACTGATCAGCCTCGGCGATGTGCTGCGCGGACGCGACCGCTATGCCGAAGCGGTGGAGGCCTATGACGACGCCTTGAAGCGCATCGGCACCGTTCACCAGGACCATTGGTCCTTCTTCTATACGCGGGGCATTGCCCTGGAGCAGTCCCAACAATGGGATCGCGCCGAGAAGGACTTTCTCAAAGCCTTGGAGTTGCGTCCGGATCAACCCTATGTGCTCAACTATCTGGGCTACTCCTGGGTTGAACGGGAACGGAATCTGGACCGGGCCCGGGGCATGATCGAAAAGGCCGTCGAGGCGCAGCCCACCGATGGCTATATCGTGGATAGTCTGGGTTGGGTTCTCTATCGCTTCAAGGATTACGAGGGGGCCGTCAAAAATCTCGAACGGGCGGTGGAACTGCGCCCTCAAGACCCCGTGATCAATGACCACCTGGGCGATGCCTACTGGCAGGTCGGGCGCAAAAAGGAAGCCCGATTCCAATGGCGTCGGGCCCGGGGACTGGAGCCTGAACAGAAGGTTCTGGATCGGATCGAGAGGAAGTTGAAAAGCGGCCTGAACGCGGACGACGACATCTGA
- a CDS encoding electron transfer flavoprotein-ubiquinone oxidoreductase — MERESMEFDVVIVGAGPAGLAAAIRLMQLASEAGREQTVCVVEKGSEVGAHILSGAVIETRSLDELLPDWKEMGAPMTTLVTDDKFMYLSSGAATKLVTPPQMHNEGNYIVSLGNLCRWLGEQAEALGVEIFPGFAAAEVLVDDDGAVIGVGTGDMGRLRDGSEGPNFEPGVDLKAKYTFFAEGCRGHLGRQLMDKFDLRADCDVQTYGLGIKELWEVDSKDHKPGTVLHTVGWPLDTKTYGGSFLYHLDDNQVAVGFVIGLDYPNPYLSPYDEFQRFKTHPAIAPLFEGGRRIAYGARALNEGGFQSIPKLTFPGGVLIGCDAGFLNVPKIKGTHTAMKTGMLAAESAFAALDGEDGPKELTTYADAVKASWVWDELYRARNIRPSFAKWGLWGGIAYSATDTYVFKGKASWTFNHHSDREALKPAAGQKPIAYPKPDGKLTFDKLTNVAFSSTNHEEDQPCHLRLADEAIPLAVNMATYAGPEVRFCPAGVYEFLDDEEGGGQRLQINAQNCVHCKTCDIKDPSGNITWVAPEGGGGPNYPNM, encoded by the coding sequence ATGGAACGGGAAAGCATGGAATTCGACGTGGTGATCGTGGGCGCCGGACCTGCGGGTCTGGCGGCGGCGATCCGCCTCATGCAGTTGGCCAGCGAGGCCGGACGCGAACAGACCGTCTGCGTGGTGGAAAAAGGCTCCGAGGTGGGGGCCCATATCCTTTCCGGCGCAGTCATCGAGACGCGGTCCCTGGACGAGCTGTTGCCCGATTGGAAAGAAATGGGCGCGCCGATGACGACCTTGGTCACCGACGACAAGTTCATGTACCTGAGCTCCGGTGCGGCCACCAAATTGGTCACGCCGCCGCAAATGCACAATGAAGGCAACTACATTGTCAGTCTGGGCAACCTTTGCCGCTGGCTGGGCGAACAGGCCGAGGCCCTGGGAGTGGAAATCTTCCCCGGATTCGCCGCCGCCGAGGTCTTGGTCGATGACGATGGTGCCGTGATAGGCGTGGGGACCGGCGACATGGGCCGTCTGCGCGACGGCTCCGAGGGTCCGAACTTCGAGCCGGGCGTGGACCTCAAAGCAAAGTACACCTTCTTCGCCGAAGGCTGCCGGGGGCACCTGGGCCGACAGTTGATGGATAAGTTCGACCTGCGCGCCGACTGTGACGTTCAGACCTACGGGCTGGGCATCAAGGAGTTATGGGAAGTCGACAGCAAGGACCACAAGCCCGGCACGGTGCTGCATACGGTGGGCTGGCCCTTGGATACCAAAACCTACGGCGGTTCGTTCCTGTATCACCTGGACGATAACCAGGTGGCGGTGGGCTTTGTGATCGGGCTGGACTATCCCAACCCGTACCTGTCTCCTTACGATGAATTCCAACGGTTCAAGACCCACCCGGCCATCGCTCCGTTGTTCGAGGGCGGGCGGCGCATCGCCTATGGCGCCCGGGCCCTCAACGAGGGCGGGTTCCAGTCGATCCCCAAGCTGACCTTCCCCGGCGGCGTGCTGATCGGCTGCGACGCCGGGTTTCTCAACGTGCCGAAAATCAAGGGCACCCACACAGCCATGAAGACCGGCATGCTGGCCGCCGAAAGCGCCTTTGCCGCCCTGGACGGGGAGGACGGGCCGAAAGAATTGACCACCTATGCCGACGCGGTGAAAGCCTCTTGGGTCTGGGACGAACTCTACCGGGCCCGCAATATACGCCCATCCTTCGCCAAGTGGGGCCTGTGGGGCGGCATCGCCTATTCGGCGACCGATACTTATGTCTTCAAGGGCAAGGCCTCTTGGACCTTCAACCACCATTCCGACCGCGAGGCGCTGAAGCCCGCCGCCGGTCAGAAGCCCATCGCCTATCCCAAGCCGGACGGAAAGCTGACTTTCGACAAGCTGACCAACGTGGCCTTTTCCAGCACCAACCACGAGGAAGACCAACCCTGCCACCTGCGGTTGGCCGACGAAGCGATACCGCTGGCGGTCAACATGGCCACCTATGCCGGGCCGGAGGTACGGTTCTGTCCGGCCGGGGTCTATGAGTTCCTCGACGACGAAGAGGGCGGCGGTCAGCGTTTGCAGATCAACGCCCAGAACTGCGTGCACTGCAAGACCTGCGATATCAAGGATCCTTCCGGCAACATCACCTGGGTGGCCCCCGAGGGTGGCGGCGGGCCCAATTATCCCAACATGTAG